The following coding sequences lie in one Sulfuricurvum sp. genomic window:
- the eno gene encoding phosphopyruvate hydratase, translated as MIFIDEVSAIEVMDSRGNPTVKATVQLSDGTRESAVVPSGASTGKREALELRDGDSRYMGKGVLKAVEHVNTEIAEAIMGLSPYNQAMVDAVMKELDGTENYGNLGANAVLGVSMAVARAAAKSLGIPLYRYLGGANAMVLPVPMLNIINGGSHADNSVDFQEYMIMPIGFSDFAEGLRASAEVYHNLKKILKDRGANTALGDEGGFAPDLSSNEEPIQVIMEAIAKAGYKAGEQIAIALDVAASELVTEGGYRLDSENRTVTSAQLVDYYADLCSKYPIVSIEDGLSEDDWAGWKILTERLGSKIQLVGDDLFVTNANILAEGIEKGIANAILIKPNQIGSVSETMLTVRLAQRNGYKCVMSHRSGESEDAFIADFAVALNCGEIKTGSTARGERTAKYNRLLEIETEVMYGEYLGSALFK; from the coding sequence ATGATTTTTATTGATGAAGTAAGTGCAATCGAAGTAATGGATTCTCGCGGGAACCCTACAGTAAAAGCAACCGTTCAATTAAGTGACGGCACACGTGAAAGTGCTGTCGTACCGAGCGGAGCAAGTACCGGTAAACGGGAAGCATTAGAACTTCGTGACGGAGATTCTCGCTACATGGGCAAAGGGGTTCTCAAAGCAGTTGAACATGTCAATACCGAGATTGCAGAAGCAATTATGGGACTAAGCCCTTACAATCAAGCAATGGTTGATGCCGTGATGAAAGAACTCGACGGTACAGAAAACTATGGCAACCTTGGGGCAAACGCCGTTTTAGGTGTTTCAATGGCAGTCGCCCGTGCTGCAGCGAAAAGTCTCGGTATTCCATTGTACCGTTATCTTGGCGGTGCGAATGCAATGGTACTTCCGGTTCCGATGCTCAACATCATCAACGGCGGAAGCCATGCAGACAATAGCGTCGACTTCCAAGAGTATATGATTATGCCGATCGGATTTAGCGATTTTGCAGAAGGGCTTCGTGCATCGGCAGAGGTTTATCACAATCTCAAAAAAATTCTCAAAGACCGCGGTGCCAATACGGCGCTCGGTGACGAAGGCGGATTCGCTCCGGATTTGAGTTCAAACGAAGAACCGATCCAAGTTATCATGGAAGCAATCGCAAAAGCCGGCTACAAAGCAGGTGAACAAATCGCTATTGCACTTGATGTTGCCGCTTCTGAACTTGTAACTGAAGGCGGTTATCGTCTTGATTCCGAAAACAGAACCGTTACCTCTGCACAGTTGGTTGATTATTACGCCGATCTTTGTTCCAAATACCCTATCGTATCGATCGAAGATGGTTTGAGCGAAGATGACTGGGCTGGATGGAAAATCTTGACTGAGCGTTTAGGATCCAAAATTCAGCTTGTCGGAGATGATTTATTCGTTACCAATGCGAACATTTTAGCAGAAGGGATAGAGAAAGGGATTGCGAATGCTATTCTCATCAAACCGAACCAAATCGGATCTGTCTCCGAGACTATGCTAACCGTTCGTCTTGCGCAACGTAACGGATATAAATGCGTTATGTCTCACCGTTCCGGTGAGAGCGAAGACGCCTTTATCGCCGATTTTGCAGTAGCCCTTAACTGCGGTGAAATCAAAACAGGTTCAACCGCACGTGGAGAACGTACCGCTAAGTACAATCGTCTTCTAGAAATAGAAACCGAAGTGATGTACGGCGAATACTTAGGAAGTGCCCTCTTCAAGTGA
- a CDS encoding AMIN domain-containing protein produces MKRSLYLSLILLAPLIARDNPFFAADETKKEKITSNCPDNKPQLQSVNYTLPDQARILKEVTFTIQNLDGSIETRKIEVDQSIDWHKSLTISQTRNGANPRATADGSGSADFGFIRFDSKGKRLSIKTSDTLMRHFVLSNPNRIVLDFKNSSVFKITQKDLGASPYVNVVVGNHGKFMRATITLDGRYSYSLSKTDEFISIICK; encoded by the coding sequence ATGAAACGATCACTTTATCTGTCTCTCATACTCCTAGCACCTTTGATAGCACGTGATAATCCTTTCTTTGCCGCGGACGAAACAAAAAAAGAAAAAATTACCTCCAATTGTCCTGATAATAAACCTCAATTGCAGAGCGTCAACTACACTTTGCCAGATCAAGCACGTATTCTTAAAGAGGTTACCTTTACAATTCAAAATCTCGACGGCAGTATTGAAACCCGTAAAATTGAGGTTGATCAAAGTATCGATTGGCATAAATCTCTAACTATTTCTCAAACCAGAAATGGCGCAAACCCTCGCGCTACAGCCGATGGTTCCGGCTCTGCTGACTTTGGGTTTATCCGATTTGATTCAAAAGGAAAACGCCTCTCCATTAAAACATCTGATACGCTTATGAGACATTTTGTGTTAAGCAATCCAAATCGCATTGTTCTTGATTTCAAAAACAGTTCCGTTTTTAAAATAACACAAAAAGATTTAGGTGCCTCTCCATATGTCAATGTCGTTGTAGGCAATCATGGTAAATTTATGCGAGCGACGATAACACTGGACGGACGTTACAGTTATAGCTTGAGTAAAACGGACGAGTTTATTAGTATTATTTGTAAATAA
- the tpx gene encoding thiol peroxidase: protein MATTKFKGTDVELLGNEVNVGDKAPEVTVVNSAGLGDVVVGGAQGVKQLIIVVPSLDTGVCATETRNFNAKASSIEGVKATIVSLDLPFAAGRFCQAEGIDKLTVCSDFRNKDFANAYGVLLGGSVLAGVTCRAIFAVNEEGIVTYKEIVPEITEEPNYDAALAAVK from the coding sequence ATGGCAACGACAAAATTCAAAGGTACAGACGTAGAACTTCTAGGAAATGAAGTTAATGTTGGGGATAAAGCACCTGAAGTAACGGTTGTAAATTCAGCCGGTTTGGGCGACGTAGTAGTTGGTGGAGCGCAAGGCGTTAAGCAACTTATCATAGTTGTTCCTTCTTTGGATACAGGTGTGTGTGCTACTGAAACTCGTAACTTCAATGCAAAAGCGTCTTCAATCGAAGGTGTAAAAGCTACTATCGTATCTTTGGACTTGCCATTCGCTGCAGGACGTTTCTGCCAAGCTGAAGGGATTGATAAATTGACAGTATGTTCAGACTTCCGTAACAAAGATTTCGCAAATGCATATGGCGTATTACTTGGCGGTTCAGTACTTGCTGGTGTTACATGTCGTGCGATCTTCGCAGTAAACGAAGAAGGAATCGTAACATACAAAGAAATCGTTCCTGAAATCACAGAAGAACCGAACTACGACGCTGCATTGGCTGCCGTTAAATAA
- the tsaD gene encoding tRNA (adenosine(37)-N6)-threonylcarbamoyltransferase complex transferase subunit TsaD, with translation MILSIESSCDDSSIAITEIATKKLIYHKKISQELEHSVYGGVVPELASRLHAEALPRILAECEPWFEQLKAVAVTNEPGLGVTLIEGVTMAKALSISLNIPILPINHLKGHIYSLFIEKEALLPISVLLVSGGHTQLIEVKSYDHMETVATTMDDSYGESFDKVAKMMSLGYPGGPLIEKLAANGDASRVTFTVPLWQSPLIAFSYSGLKNQVRLAIEANEASSYPDIAAAFQHTATEHLIQKLKKYFKLHPPHRFAIVGGASANLYLRERVSELLRPHNAEMLLSELKYCSDNAAMIGRAALEAYRLGAQCDYHAIPINPRCKL, from the coding sequence ATGATCCTGAGCATAGAAAGTTCATGTGACGACAGTTCAATTGCTATAACGGAAATAGCGACAAAAAAACTTATTTATCATAAGAAAATATCTCAAGAGTTAGAACATTCCGTCTATGGCGGTGTTGTCCCCGAACTCGCCAGCCGTTTGCATGCCGAGGCATTACCGCGTATTTTAGCGGAGTGTGAACCCTGGTTCGAGCAACTCAAAGCGGTTGCCGTTACCAATGAACCGGGATTAGGTGTAACCTTGATCGAAGGGGTTACGATGGCAAAAGCATTGAGTATCTCTCTTAATATCCCGATTCTTCCGATCAATCACCTCAAAGGACATATCTATTCTTTATTTATAGAAAAAGAAGCCCTTTTACCTATTTCGGTATTGCTGGTTTCAGGAGGGCATACACAGCTCATCGAAGTGAAATCGTATGATCATATGGAAACAGTCGCTACGACAATGGATGACAGTTACGGCGAGAGTTTTGATAAAGTAGCGAAAATGATGAGCTTGGGGTATCCGGGCGGGCCCTTGATTGAGAAACTTGCTGCTAACGGTGATGCAAGCCGAGTAACGTTTACAGTTCCTCTGTGGCAGTCACCTTTGATCGCGTTTAGCTATTCAGGGCTCAAAAATCAGGTGCGCCTTGCAATTGAAGCGAACGAAGCATCATCTTATCCGGATATTGCAGCGGCATTTCAACATACGGCGACGGAACACTTGATTCAAAAACTCAAAAAATATTTTAAATTGCATCCTCCGCATCGTTTTGCTATTGTTGGCGGTGCAAGTGCCAATCTTTATTTGCGTGAACGCGTAAGCGAACTGTTACGTCCACATAATGCAGAGATGCTTCTTTCAGAGCTCAAGTATTGTTCCGACAATGCCGCGATGATAGGGCGTGCTGCCCTTGAAGCTTATAGACTCGGTGCACAGTGTGATTATCATGCTATACCGATCAATCCCCGTTGTAAACTGTGA
- a CDS encoding alpha/beta hydrolase yields the protein MLKVLMLHGWGGSDDPHWQAWLASEIAKKYGTVSFPLLDNPHFPSKNRWMKQIKSILADFQPDVVICHSLANIAWFHLCNEGEISPVKRLLLVAPPHLTCEIETLKTFFPLEAPKNLFAEEALLVTSTNDPYMSIEEASELQKVLGIEMRVIENGGHINTASGFGEWPWVKEWVTQ from the coding sequence ATGTTAAAAGTGCTGATGCTGCACGGCTGGGGCGGAAGTGATGATCCACATTGGCAGGCTTGGCTTGCAAGTGAAATCGCCAAAAAATACGGCACAGTCTCTTTTCCTCTTTTAGACAATCCCCATTTTCCGAGTAAAAACCGATGGATGAAGCAAATCAAATCGATTCTTGCTGATTTTCAACCTGATGTCGTTATATGTCATTCATTGGCAAATATCGCATGGTTTCATTTATGTAATGAAGGGGAAATTTCTCCCGTAAAACGCCTCTTGCTTGTCGCTCCTCCTCATTTGACCTGTGAAATCGAAACACTTAAAACCTTTTTTCCTTTGGAAGCTCCTAAAAATCTGTTTGCCGAAGAGGCATTATTGGTTACGTCAACGAATGATCCGTACATGTCTATCGAAGAGGCTTCGGAGCTTCAAAAAGTACTTGGCATAGAGATGAGGGTGATTGAGAATGGCGGGCACATCAACACCGCTTCCGGATTCGGTGAATGGCCATGGGTCAAAGAGTGGGTTACGCAATGA
- the dxr gene encoding 1-deoxy-D-xylulose-5-phosphate reductoisomerase: protein MILLGSTGSIGVNALNIAEQFHLSVDTLVAGRNITLLNEQIKRHNPKRVVVMRDEDRSLVQHMNVYAGETAILNAIEESESNHVINALVGFVGFRPTLKALECGKKIALANKESLVVGGSFVDTSRIIPIDSEHFGLWYLNQGARKVERMVITASGGAFRDWPLEKLSTATLEDALKHPNWSMGQKITIDSASMVNKLFELLEARWLFGEGEYDALVETKSLIHAMIDYTDGSTTAHFAHADMRLPIAYALMGKVDTPIVERIDLTKIGALEFRPIEKERYPIWAIKEDLLQNPARGVIVNAANEAAIERFVRGDIRFIDISTMILSAYDHFTQIPESIDAIFEMDEEIRRYVRGLAC, encoded by the coding sequence TTGATTCTATTAGGCTCCACCGGATCGATCGGGGTCAACGCGCTTAATATTGCAGAACAATTTCATCTATCGGTCGATACCCTCGTCGCCGGACGCAACATCACTCTTTTAAATGAACAAATCAAACGTCATAATCCTAAACGTGTCGTCGTTATGCGGGACGAAGACCGTTCTTTAGTCCAGCATATGAATGTTTATGCGGGCGAAACGGCAATTTTAAATGCAATAGAAGAGTCCGAGTCGAATCATGTCATCAATGCATTGGTCGGTTTTGTCGGGTTCAGACCTACCCTCAAAGCGTTGGAATGCGGCAAGAAAATTGCGTTGGCGAATAAAGAGTCTCTTGTCGTAGGGGGTTCGTTTGTCGATACCTCACGCATTATCCCGATTGACAGTGAACATTTCGGATTGTGGTATTTGAACCAAGGTGCTCGCAAGGTTGAACGGATGGTCATTACTGCCAGCGGCGGCGCCTTTCGGGATTGGCCGTTGGAGAAATTATCAACTGCGACGCTGGAAGATGCGTTAAAGCACCCGAACTGGTCTATGGGGCAAAAAATCACCATAGACAGTGCATCAATGGTGAATAAACTGTTTGAACTTTTGGAAGCGCGGTGGCTTTTCGGAGAGGGGGAGTACGATGCTCTTGTTGAGACGAAATCCTTGATCCATGCGATGATTGATTATACGGACGGTTCGACTACGGCCCATTTCGCACATGCGGATATGCGTCTTCCTATTGCGTATGCATTGATGGGAAAAGTGGATACGCCGATTGTAGAGCGAATCGATCTAACCAAAATCGGAGCGCTCGAATTTCGTCCGATTGAAAAAGAGCGTTATCCGATTTGGGCAATCAAAGAAGACTTGCTTCAAAACCCTGCACGGGGTGTAATCGTCAATGCGGCGAATGAAGCGGCAATCGAGCGTTTTGTGCGTGGTGATATCCGTTTTATCGATATCTCCACGATGATTCTTAGCGCATACGATCATTTCACCCAAATTCCTGAATCGATCGATGCAATTTTTGAAATGGATGAGGAAATACGCCGTTATGTTCGGGGATTAGCATGTTAA
- a CDS encoding phosphatidate cytidylyltransferase — MQTAKNSTQERIVTAIFLVTGVLVVGLINNFWLIWTVLGVIYLLAFHEATRLFGINNNSLYAYAAILWLAAALYPYGEDLFIIAGLIFAAAVAYTQNIPWKNFFPFVYPSAGMLFTLSMYQEYGITSLLWLLVVVASADVGAYVVGRSIGKTPFSISSPSKTREGVYGGIAVATAAGFFIGITIVDMPQAIIISMMAAISAVFGDLFESYLKRRAGVKDSGSILPGHGGVLDRIDGYLFASIVMLVLLRGLV; from the coding sequence ATGCAAACCGCGAAAAACTCAACTCAAGAACGCATTGTAACTGCGATCTTCTTAGTCACCGGCGTCCTCGTTGTCGGATTGATCAATAATTTTTGGCTTATCTGGACAGTGCTGGGAGTTATCTATCTTCTTGCATTTCACGAAGCGACACGTTTGTTCGGAATTAACAATAATTCGCTTTATGCCTATGCAGCAATCCTTTGGCTTGCAGCAGCACTGTACCCCTACGGTGAGGATCTGTTTATCATTGCCGGACTTATTTTTGCCGCAGCGGTTGCCTATACTCAGAATATTCCGTGGAAAAACTTTTTTCCGTTTGTCTATCCGAGTGCAGGGATGCTTTTCACCCTTAGTATGTACCAAGAATATGGGATAACCTCACTCTTATGGCTTCTTGTCGTGGTTGCATCCGCGGATGTAGGAGCTTATGTGGTTGGCCGCAGTATCGGAAAAACTCCGTTTAGTATCTCAAGTCCGAGCAAGACACGTGAAGGGGTATATGGAGGTATCGCTGTCGCAACAGCTGCCGGATTCTTTATCGGCATTACGATTGTTGATATGCCCCAAGCGATTATTATTTCTATGATGGCGGCAATCAGTGCCGTTTTCGGGGATTTATTCGAGAGTTATCTCAAGCGCCGAGCCGGAGTAAAAGACAGCGGCAGTATCTTGCCGGGACATGGCGGAGTTCTTGACCGCATTGACGGATATCTTTTTGCCTCCATTGTCATGCTGGTCTTGTTGCGGGGCCTTGTTTGA
- a CDS encoding NFACT family protein codes for MRFSYLEQIAEYMVRFTHIVAAYRYDDTGIRLIFDRENSWNFDMQRGNSTISIGEAANRGKVYQAPFDVLLAKRFNRSTIQSITLHNHDKIIRITVNTSGSYKSETTILQFEFTGKNTNVIILDKDEVVLEALRHIDKEVSSRCVRVGQVLDDMPKPPYEPKSYPLEDVRAFLVDEFRRRSNDKLNRLKLEKIALLKKRLATLQKHLDGLESESALMEEAEKSQHSGHLVLANLDLIKPYEKSVELNDFDGTPIRLELPSGCHSASGCAESFFKRSKKAKQKAIGLHQERSNLESKIRHHELFIQTVTEASTPEEIALLFPSKTGGSKLKSSDSIAEFWIDGVKVSLGKSEKGNIELLRNAKARDIWMHLKDRPSAHVIITTDKQQLPERLLEAAAKLCVDFSVFEKGAYLVDYTPRREVRVQEGANVLYTNYKTLNVQKG; via the coding sequence ATGAGATTTTCTTATTTAGAGCAGATTGCGGAGTATATGGTTCGCTTTACCCATATCGTCGCTGCATATCGGTATGACGATACGGGAATTCGGCTTATATTTGATCGGGAAAACAGTTGGAATTTCGATATGCAAAGGGGCAATTCGACGATCAGTATCGGCGAGGCGGCTAACCGCGGGAAAGTCTATCAGGCTCCCTTTGACGTATTATTGGCCAAACGATTTAATCGTTCAACCATCCAGTCTATTACGCTCCATAATCATGATAAGATCATTCGAATTACGGTCAATACAAGCGGCTCGTATAAATCGGAAACGACGATTTTACAGTTTGAATTTACCGGAAAAAATACCAATGTCATTATTTTAGACAAAGATGAAGTCGTGCTGGAAGCATTGCGCCATATCGATAAAGAAGTTTCATCGCGATGTGTTCGGGTCGGACAGGTTTTGGATGATATGCCCAAGCCTCCTTATGAACCGAAATCTTATCCGCTGGAAGATGTACGCGCATTTTTAGTTGATGAGTTCCGACGTCGCAGTAATGACAAACTCAATCGGTTAAAACTTGAGAAAATAGCACTCTTAAAGAAGCGATTAGCAACGTTGCAAAAGCATTTGGATGGACTTGAAAGCGAATCCGCATTAATGGAAGAAGCCGAAAAGTCTCAGCATTCAGGGCATTTGGTTCTGGCAAACTTGGATTTGATAAAGCCTTATGAAAAGAGTGTTGAGTTGAATGATTTTGACGGTACGCCGATCCGGTTGGAACTTCCCTCCGGATGCCACAGTGCTTCCGGATGTGCCGAGAGTTTTTTCAAACGATCCAAAAAAGCAAAACAAAAAGCGATCGGATTGCATCAAGAGAGGAGCAATCTCGAATCCAAAATCCGTCATCACGAACTCTTTATTCAAACCGTAACGGAGGCATCGACACCAGAGGAGATTGCATTGCTGTTCCCGAGCAAAACAGGGGGATCTAAACTCAAATCTTCGGATTCGATTGCCGAATTTTGGATTGACGGAGTCAAAGTTTCACTGGGTAAAAGTGAAAAAGGGAACATTGAACTGCTCCGTAATGCAAAAGCGCGGGATATCTGGATGCACCTCAAAGACCGACCTTCCGCGCATGTCATCATCACAACCGACAAACAGCAGCTCCCTGAACGGCTACTTGAAGCAGCGGCAAAATTGTGCGTAGATTTTTCGGTATTTGAAAAGGGAGCCTATTTGGTCGATTATACTCCTCGAAGAGAAGTCCGTGTGCAAGAGGGCGCTAATGTCCTTTACACCAACTATAAGACCTTGAATGTCCAAAAAGGATAA